One window of the Candidatus Jettenia sp. genome contains the following:
- a CDS encoding redoxin domain-containing protein: MRKMGFLILTAITSIFFVWTGCVVTAGELRNDATAAKQLEFIRRNLSNLTEMKVADAKKYYEESLKSLNTLIEKYAGTEQELEAKFYIGAIYNEMHTYDEAIKYFDIVLSHEGIDSNFKARSLYFKIKALLGKGDIVKAKETIAELKLIEPAAADSFGSELSGLVRVGAEAPTFNAMDFKGNQIDLSKYRGNIVILDFWATWCDPCLEAFPKVKNMYNKFKDKGVQFIGVSLDDDIENVRGFVKQEKVEWPQLFDGKRWKGVLPGLYRVNIIPTMFVIDRESKIRYMGSNLESATQVVMTLLSESKDVPLFR; this comes from the coding sequence ATGAGAAAAATGGGCTTTTTAATTTTAACGGCAATCACTTCTATTTTCTTTGTATGGACGGGGTGTGTAGTTACTGCTGGCGAGCTAAGAAATGATGCGACTGCAGCAAAACAGTTAGAGTTTATCCGAAGGAATTTAAGCAACCTTACCGAAATGAAGGTTGCAGATGCAAAGAAATATTATGAAGAATCATTAAAATCCCTGAATACCTTGATTGAAAAATATGCCGGAACAGAACAGGAATTAGAAGCAAAATTTTATATTGGCGCTATTTACAATGAGATGCATACCTACGATGAAGCAATTAAATACTTTGATATTGTATTAAGTCATGAAGGAATTGATTCAAATTTTAAGGCACGCTCACTGTACTTTAAGATAAAAGCCCTTTTGGGAAAGGGTGACATTGTAAAAGCAAAAGAAACAATTGCAGAATTAAAGCTCATAGAGCCTGCGGCAGCCGATAGTTTCGGTAGTGAATTAAGTGGTTTGGTACGCGTCGGCGCCGAAGCTCCAACGTTTAATGCCATGGATTTTAAGGGAAATCAAATTGACTTATCGAAATACAGGGGAAATATAGTTATTCTTGATTTTTGGGCAACATGGTGCGATCCATGTTTGGAAGCATTCCCAAAAGTTAAAAATATGTATAATAAATTCAAGGATAAAGGTGTTCAGTTTATTGGGGTAAGCCTTGATGATGATATTGAAAATGTACGGGGTTTTGTAAAACAGGAAAAGGTAGAATGGCCTCAGTTATTTGACGGAAAACGATGGAAAGGTGTACTTCCCGGTCTGTACCGTGTAAATATTATCCCTACCATGTTTGTTATCGACAGGGAAAGTAAGATCCGTTATATGGGAAGTAATCTAGAGAGCGCCACTCAAGTGGTTATGACACTTCTCTCAGAATCAAAAGATGTACCCTTGTTTCGATAA
- a CDS encoding insulinase family protein, which translates to MRKKALASIFSAIMLVMLFTTRGIYAESLKLDVKEHVFKNGLKLLMFEKHDVPIVCVRINYKVGSADERPGITGVSHLFEHMMFKGTKIFGTKDFAAEKPLLDKEDDLVIRISAERNKDIPDTKKIASFEKELEEVRKKLRDLVVKDEVFALYFRHGAAGLNAATSSDGTYYFCNLPANKLELWAFIESDRMKNLVLREFYSERDVVMEERRLRTENSPFGLLMEQLNAVSFIAHPYRWPTIGWRSDVQNITKAETAEYFKKYYAPNNAVIVMVGDFNPDTAIKLVEQYFSNIPSQPTPPRVKTIEPEQKGERRTEVEFESNPYIAISYHIPQIGHPDLYALDVLASLLSDGRTSRLYRSLVENKRIAVMAHAFNQISKYPDSFVLLAAPRAPHTVEEVESALYEEIEKLKNAPPSDWELQKIKNQLEAEFIRGLNSASGLANEIGEFEVLADWRYINTFMDKLSQVTAEDVMRVAKKYLVKRNRTVATLIKKEHGNGKAEETKETHKAGLPMTID; encoded by the coding sequence ATGAGAAAAAAAGCGCTTGCATCAATTTTTTCTGCCATAATGCTTGTTATGCTTTTTACAACAAGGGGAATATATGCAGAATCTCTTAAGCTTGATGTAAAGGAGCATGTATTTAAGAATGGTTTAAAATTACTTATGTTTGAAAAACACGATGTGCCTATTGTCTGTGTCCGTATTAATTATAAAGTTGGTTCAGCAGATGAGCGGCCTGGAATTACCGGAGTTTCACACCTTTTCGAGCATATGATGTTTAAGGGAACAAAAATATTCGGAACTAAGGATTTCGCTGCAGAAAAACCTTTACTTGATAAAGAGGATGATTTAGTTATAAGAATCTCTGCAGAAAGGAATAAAGATATCCCAGATACGAAAAAGATTGCATCCTTTGAAAAGGAACTGGAAGAAGTCAGAAAAAAACTCAGGGATTTGGTGGTGAAAGACGAGGTCTTTGCTCTCTATTTTCGGCATGGAGCTGCAGGCCTTAATGCTGCAACCAGTAGTGACGGCACTTACTATTTCTGTAATCTCCCGGCAAACAAACTGGAGTTGTGGGCATTTATAGAATCGGATAGAATGAAAAATCTCGTACTCCGGGAATTCTATTCTGAGCGGGATGTCGTCATGGAGGAGAGGCGGCTCAGGACAGAGAATAGCCCCTTCGGTTTGTTAATGGAACAATTAAACGCTGTATCTTTCATTGCTCATCCCTACCGTTGGCCTACGATTGGATGGCGATCAGATGTACAAAATATTACTAAGGCAGAAACTGCAGAATATTTTAAGAAATATTATGCCCCGAATAATGCGGTGATCGTTATGGTTGGGGATTTTAATCCTGATACTGCAATAAAATTAGTAGAACAATACTTTAGCAATATTCCGAGCCAGCCTACTCCTCCCAGGGTTAAGACTATTGAGCCTGAACAGAAAGGAGAACGGAGAACTGAGGTAGAGTTTGAATCAAATCCTTATATCGCTATTTCATATCATATTCCACAGATTGGGCACCCCGACTTATATGCGCTGGATGTGTTAGCCTCGCTTCTTTCAGATGGCAGGACTTCAAGATTGTATAGATCTCTGGTTGAAAATAAGCGTATTGCCGTTATGGCCCATGCCTTTAATCAAATTAGTAAATATCCGGATTCGTTCGTTCTCCTTGCCGCGCCAAGGGCGCCACATACGGTGGAAGAGGTAGAGTCTGCTCTGTATGAAGAAATTGAAAAACTAAAAAATGCCCCGCCCTCTGATTGGGAACTGCAAAAGATCAAGAATCAGCTGGAAGCGGAATTTATTCGGGGCCTTAATTCTGCCTCAGGTCTTGCAAACGAGATAGGAGAATTTGAGGTTCTTGCTGATTGGCGTTACATCAATACCTTTATGGATAAACTATCACAAGTAACTGCTGAAGATGTGATGCGGGTTGCAAAAAAATATCTGGTAAAGAGAAACCGTACCGTGGCTACCCTTATAAAAAAAGAACATGGTAATGGTAAGGCAGAAGAAACAAAGGAAACCCATAAAGCAGGATTACCAATGACTATTGATTAA